In a genomic window of Pseudomonadota bacterium:
- a CDS encoding PAS domain S-box protein, whose translation MGTALIERQQAEAALRDSQDRLQRVLDALPMAAYTCDVDGLITYFNACAVDLWGRSPRLGDSEDRFCGSFRLFLPDGSPLSHDRSWTAIALAERRAIHRQETVIERPDGSRRTALAHASPLYERAGRLTGAVNVLVDITERKAKPCGKATSASSWLPAPPPTAYGTGTYAATPFASTTTSIHRSVNARPVRGRYHGPSASTRTIASA comes from the coding sequence ATGGGAACCGCGCTGATCGAACGCCAGCAAGCCGAGGCCGCGCTTCGCGACAGCCAGGATCGGTTGCAGCGGGTGCTCGACGCCCTACCGATGGCGGCCTATACGTGCGATGTGGACGGTTTGATCACCTACTTCAATGCGTGTGCGGTCGATCTCTGGGGCCGCTCCCCGCGCTTGGGTGATTCCGAGGATCGCTTCTGCGGTTCTTTCAGACTGTTCCTACCGGATGGCAGCCCACTGTCCCACGACCGGTCCTGGACGGCGATTGCGCTCGCCGAGCGGCGCGCGATTCATCGTCAAGAGACCGTCATCGAACGCCCCGACGGCAGCCGCCGGACGGCCCTGGCCCACGCTAGTCCTCTGTACGAGCGCGCCGGACGGCTGACCGGCGCCGTGAACGTCCTGGTCGACATCACCGAGCGAAAAGCGAAGCCCTGCGGGAAAGCAACGAGCGCTTCCAGTTGGTTGCCCGCGCCACCACCGACAGCGTATGGGACTGGGACATACGCCGCAACACCTTTCGCCAGTACAACCACTTCGATTCATCGATCGGTGAACGCTCGACCGGTTCGGGGGAGATACCATGGACCGAGCGCGTCCACCCGGACGATCGCGAGCGCGTGA
- a CDS encoding EAL domain-containing protein → MPRPASRHWQGLRRAIERGEFLLHYQAQIDLASGTVMGAEALVRWQHPEGRLVPPGEFIPLAENMGYIGAIGEWVLREACTEALRWPPALRVSVNVSARQLTQPDFTATAREILEETGLPPGRLEIEITESALMSDPARAIATLEELQELGIQIAMDDFGTGYSSLGQLKRLPLQRLKIDKSFVQDVPDDPNEVVIVEAILGLARQLKRSVVAEGVETESQLDFLRKRGCDEAQGYLIAKPVPAAEFRASLGGSTAPLLK, encoded by the coding sequence TTGCCGAGGCCCGCATCGAGGCACTGGCAGGGGCTCAGGCGCGCCATCGAGCGCGGGGAATTCCTCTTGCACTATCAAGCGCAGATCGACCTCGCAAGCGGCACAGTCATGGGGGCCGAAGCACTCGTGCGTTGGCAGCACCCCGAGGGCCGGCTCGTGCCCCCTGGCGAATTCATTCCACTCGCCGAGAACATGGGTTACATCGGCGCCATCGGGGAGTGGGTATTGCGTGAGGCCTGCACCGAAGCGCTCCGGTGGCCCCCGGCGCTAAGGGTTTCCGTGAACGTCTCCGCGCGCCAGCTCACCCAGCCGGATTTCACCGCCACGGCCCGTGAAATCCTCGAGGAGACGGGGTTGCCCCCGGGCCGGCTCGAAATCGAGATCACCGAATCGGCCCTCATGTCCGATCCCGCGCGGGCCATCGCCACGCTGGAGGAGTTGCAAGAACTGGGGATACAGATCGCCATGGACGACTTCGGTACCGGTTATTCGAGCCTCGGGCAGTTGAAGCGACTGCCCCTGCAACGGCTCAAGATCGACAAGAGCTTCGTGCAGGACGTACCCGACGACCCGAATGAAGTCGTGATCGTGGAGGCGATCCTGGGGCTCGCGAGGCAACTCAAGCGCAGCGTCGTGGCCGAAGGTGTGGAGACCGAAAGCCAGCTCGACTTCCTACGGAAGCGTGGGTGTGACGAGGCACAGGGTTATTTGATCGCCAAGCCGGTCCCCGCCGCCGAATTCCGCGCCTCGTTGGGCGGATCGACTGCGCCGCTATTGAAATAG
- a CDS encoding MoxR family ATPase has protein sequence MAEHEPACAVVARVAEQIGRALVGQRAVVEHVLMALFAGGHVLLEGVPGLGKTLLVRALAKTFGGAFARIQFTPDLMPSDVTGHALYDLKSQEFRLRKGPVFTHLLLADEINRAPAKTQAALLEVMQEGQVTIEGRTFELPRPFMVLATQNPIEQEGTYPLPEAQLDRFLLKVLIRYPEAEEETHLVRQVTARQVGDALDISPVETVITAAAVESMRARVADIGVDDRIVDYAVRLVRATREWPGIALGAGPRGSIALVRTARAAAVLCERDYVIPDDIKAVALPALRHRIALSPELDMEGSSGDDVLRALLEKVEAPRH, from the coding sequence GTGGCCGAGCACGAACCGGCCTGCGCCGTCGTCGCGCGTGTCGCCGAGCAGATCGGCCGCGCGCTGGTAGGCCAACGAGCGGTCGTCGAGCACGTGCTCATGGCCTTGTTCGCGGGCGGCCATGTGCTCTTGGAGGGCGTGCCGGGGCTCGGCAAGACCCTGCTCGTGCGAGCGCTGGCCAAGACCTTCGGCGGCGCCTTCGCGCGCATCCAGTTCACCCCCGATCTCATGCCCTCGGATGTGACCGGCCATGCCCTCTATGACCTCAAGTCGCAGGAGTTCCGGCTGCGCAAGGGGCCGGTGTTCACCCACCTCCTGCTCGCCGACGAGATCAACCGCGCCCCGGCCAAGACCCAGGCCGCGCTGCTCGAGGTGATGCAGGAAGGCCAGGTGACCATCGAAGGCCGGACCTTCGAGCTGCCGCGGCCCTTCATGGTGCTGGCGACCCAGAACCCCATCGAGCAGGAGGGTACCTATCCGCTTCCCGAGGCGCAGCTCGATCGCTTCCTGCTCAAGGTGCTGATCCGCTATCCGGAGGCCGAGGAGGAGACCCACCTGGTGCGGCAGGTCACGGCGAGACAGGTGGGCGATGCGCTCGATATTTCTCCGGTCGAGACCGTGATCACCGCGGCGGCCGTGGAGTCGATGCGGGCGCGGGTCGCGGACATCGGGGTGGACGATCGCATCGTCGATTACGCGGTGCGCCTGGTCCGCGCCACCCGCGAATGGCCCGGGATCGCCCTCGGCGCCGGGCCCCGTGGAAGCATCGCTCTGGTACGGACGGCACGTGCGGCGGCCGTCCTCTGCGAGCGCGACTACGTGATCCCCGACGACATCAAGGCCGTGGCCCTGCCCGCGCTCCGCCATCGCATCGCGCTCTCCCCGGAGCTCGACATGGAAGGGAGTAGCGGCGACGACGTCCTGCGGGCACTTTTGGAGAAAGTCGAAGCACCACGGCACTGA